From the Deinococcus sonorensis KR-87 genome, the window TCCGGGCCAGGGGGCGGCGATCCAGCTCACCTTCAGCGGATTGTTGAGGCTGGTGCTGATGGTAGTCATGCGAACCTCCTGGTCAGGGCGTCGGCGCAGGCGGCCAGCTCGTCCCGGTATTCGATCTGCTGAGCCCACTCCGGCGGAAAGGCACCCAGGCCCAGGTGGGCGCCGGCAAAGCTGCCGGCCAGACACCCCAGGCTGTCGCTGTCGCCGCGCGTGACGGCGGCGCGGCGCAGCGCCTCCAGCGGCTCCTCCGGCGTCAGCAGGAAGCACAGCAGCCCGCTGGCCAGCGCCTCCTCGGCAATCCAGCCCTCGCCGGTCAGGTCGCAGACATCCGTGTCGGGGGCGGGCGGGGTGTCCAGGGCGGCCCGCAGGCGCTCCAGCACGGCAAGGCACTCGTCCCAGCCGAACTGGATGAACGTTTCCGGGCTGCGGGCACCCGCCACCTGCCACAGTTCGCCCAACCACTCGGCGCGGTAGGTGGTGCGTTGCGCCCTCGCGTGGGCGATCAGTGCGTCCGTCAGGGCGGCCGGGGCCATCCCGCCGAGCAGCAGCCAGATGGCCTCGGCGGTCAGCTCGGCGGCGGCCAGGGCGGTGGGGTGGCCGTGCGTCAGGGCCGCCTGCAGCTGCGCGTAGCCAGCGCGTGCGTCGGCGTCCGGGAGAACTCCAGCCGGCTGCACCCGCATGTTGGCCCCGCAGCCCTTGGATTCGGTGACGCTGGCCCGCGTCCACGGGCCGCCCGCCTCCAGTCGCCGGCAGGCGGTCAGGCAGGTCATCCCGGGGGCACGATTGTTGTCCGGGTCGTGCAGCCAGGTCACGAATTCCTGGCGCAGCGGCTCCACGGCGGCCCCGGCGGTCAGCTGCGGCGTGGCCAGCAGGGCGCGGGCCACCGCCAGGGCCATCTGGGTGTCGTCGGTCACGCGGCCCTGGTGCAGGGTGGTGGGGCCGGCGGGCGGAAAGCGGCGACGGATCTCCGGCAGATCGCGGATGAACTCGGTGGGCGCGGCCAGGGCGTC encodes:
- a CDS encoding ADP-ribosylglycohydrolase family protein; the protein is MTDDLDRVRGLMYGLAYGDALAAPTEFIRDLPEIRRRFPPAGPTTLHQGRVTDDTQMALAVARALLATPQLTAGAAVEPLRQEFVTWLHDPDNNRAPGMTCLTACRRLEAGGPWTRASVTESKGCGANMRVQPAGVLPDADARAGYAQLQAALTHGHPTALAAAELTAEAIWLLLGGMAPAALTDALIAHARAQRTTYRAEWLGELWQVAGARSPETFIQFGWDECLAVLERLRAALDTPPAPDTDVCDLTGEGWIAEEALASGLLCFLLTPEEPLEALRRAAVTRGDSDSLGCLAGSFAGAHLGLGAFPPEWAQQIEYRDELAACADALTRRFA